In the genome of Dermacentor silvarum isolate Dsil-2018 chromosome 1, BIME_Dsil_1.4, whole genome shotgun sequence, one region contains:
- the LOC119436604 gene encoding uncharacterized protein LOC119436604, whose protein sequence is MAPPVPKNGADAADEASSSSRPRIVLPWSLRQQCLDEVGRSVWRWSKSLDEESEPRSPVTPVTDNPFAECPLHVRQDLLECILDDEARSPAVRRVAELLLVCGVESFDLSCLDDCSAADLQFILGLLQQNGSSLCQLTVSGLWMYSPESEEIVKRLLTSARNLRVLRIQEIYRDNLEVLVRSCPLLQRLEVMHHSINAEDIASVAQIVQREGLSVQRSLMEVRLPSSVNGEGVISLIETFPNLQIIRCVYLEAVLDSLDARASTGSREWWVRRVSRVHALQSGQSMGSGSVERLVAWFPGLEEVVLHVQEDMNVRELAKLKRLRSLELRNSQTIPCSYTDDVLPLLALCGKRLLRLGLEHFDVVDLARTDIMCPDLESLSLRWFILLGCTSPAVSSRVAATRPFQNLRELRLRPRVGRAVPRAACELLLSHCQNIRHLELFSCTGLTDSLAAVLCKRNGFASLKTVRLRHGHGLTANGLQCFLSRASKLKFWNAGKITRRSSLSDDDEDVDAGGDIADDQ, encoded by the coding sequence ATGGCACCGCCGGTACCTAAAAACGGCGCTGACGCCGCCGACGAGGCGTCCTCGTCTAGTCGACCCCGTATCGTGCTTCCCTGGAGTTTGCGGCAACAGTGCCTGGACGAGGTGGGCCGGAGCGTGTGGCGCTGGAGCAAGAGCCTGGACGAGGAGTCCGAGCCCCGCAGCCCGGTTACGCCCGTAACCGACAACCCGTTCGCCGAATGCCCGCTGCACGTCAGGCAAGACCTGCTCGAGTGCATCCTGGACGACGAGGCACGCAGCCCGGCCGTGCGACGTGTAGCCGAGTTGCTGTTGGTCTGTGGTGTGGAGTCATTCGACCTCAGCTGCCTCGATGACTGCAGCGCTGCCGACCTGCAGTTCATCCTCGGCCTGCTCCAGCAAAACGGCTCTTCCCTCTGCCAGCTGACCGTTTCGGGCCTCTGGATGTACTCGCCGGAGAGCGAGGAAATTGTCAAACGACTCCTCACGTCGGCCCGCAACCTTCGTGTGCTGCGCATTCAGGAGATATACAGAGACAATTTAGAAGTTTTAGTGAGGTCATGTCCGTTGCTGCAGCGTCTGGAGGTAATGCATCATTCGATAAACGCCGAGGACATTGCTTCCGTGGCCCAAATCGTTCAACGCGAAGGGCTGTCGGTCCAACGCAGCCTCATGGAAGTGCGTTTGCCGTCGTCCGTGAACGGCGAAGGCGTGATCAGTCTAATCGAAACGTTTCCTAACCTGCAAATAATCCGCTGCGTCTACCTCGAGGCAGTGCTGGACAGTCTAGATGCTAGGGCCAGCACGGGCAGTCGGGAATGGTGGGTACGGAGAGTCAGCCGTGTCCATGCGCTGCAAAGTGGCCAGTCCATGGGATCAGGAAGCGTCGAAAGGTTGGTCGCATGGTTTCCGGGTTTGGAAGAAGTCGTACTGCACGTACAGGAGGACATGAATGTGAGGGAATTGGCCAAGTTGAAGCGTCTCCGTTCGCTGGAACTCAGGAACAGTCAAACGATACCATGTTCCTACACCGACGACGTGCTACCACTGCTGGCTTTGTGTGGGAAGCGACTGCTACGCCTTGGGCTCGAACACTTCGACGTTGTTGACCTTGCCAGGACTGACATAATGTGCCCCGATCTAGAATCTTTGTCACTGCGTTGGTTCATCCTTCTGGGATGCACAAGCCCTGCGGTGAGCTCAAGGGTGGCCGCGACGAGGCCGTTCCAGAACCTGAGGGAGCTGAGGCTACGGCCTCGCGTTGGTCGCGCCGTACCGCGAGCGGCCTGCGAGCTTCTACTATCGCACTGCCAAAACATCCGCCACTTGGAGCTCTTCAGCTGCACCGGGCTGACGGACTCGTTGGCCGCAGTCCTGTGCAAGCGCAACGGGTTCGCTAGTCTCAAGACTGTGCGGCTACGGCACGGCCACGGACTGACTGCCAATGGACTCCAGTGCTTTCTTTCCAGAGCGTCCAAGCTCAAGTTCTGGAATGCAGGCAAGATCACGCGGAGATCATCTCTTAGCGACGATGACGAAGACGTGGACGCGGGAGGTGACATCGCCGATGATCAGTGA